AAGCTGTTTTTAAAGTTATTGTTATGCGGTGAAAACATTCGTAAGATCTTATTTATTTCCATGTTTTTAAAGTAGTTGTATGACTTAGTCTTTTCATTCGGGAGCATAAGCTGTGGAAAAAGTTTTAATAGTCGATGCCAGCAAGGTTACAGCTCTTTTTATAAAAAGGACTTTGGAACATGCCAGTTTTGAATGTGATACTGCACATAGCTTAGAACAGGCCGCTGAGTTGATCTCACAAAACGAATATTTTGTAGGGCTCAGCAGTTTGATTTATGAAGGGCATGAAGCTGGTGACGGGATTGATTTATTAACTGCAAATGGAATTCCTGCCATTGTGGTAACCGCCTCTCTTGATGATAATCAGCTCAAAGATATTCTAAAAAAGAATATAGTTGATTATGTCCTTAAAAGGCCTGAGCATTCGGAATATATAGTCCGTATAGTTAAGCGTGTTTTCAATAATAGAAAAACCAAGGTCATGGTGGTGGAGGATTCCATTACTGTGCGTCATTGGATTTCAGCTGTTTTAATACGGCAGGGTCTTACCGTGCTTGAAGCGGCAAATGGTGAGGAAGCGTGTAAAATTTTTGCCGATAATCCCGATATAAAGCTGGTCTTGACAGATTATACCATGCCGGGGATGGATGGTCGGGAGTTGACTGCAAAATTGAGACTTCGTCGTCATATGGATGAACTCAGTATTATTGTTCTTTCCTCTGATGAAAATTCCCGAACAGCACCGCTTTTTTTGAAAACCGGAGCAAATGACTTTATCCATAAGAGTGCAAGTGTCGAAGAGATTCTGTGCAGGGTTAATTCGAACTTGGAAATGCTGGAATTGCTCGAAGAATCACGTGACAGAGCAAATAAAGATTTTCTTACCGGGATGTGGAATAGGCGTTATTTCTTCGAGCATGCAGAGCCTCTGTTTGTTGAAGCTGAAGATAATGACAAGTTGTTGAGTATTGTTATGCTTGATATTGATCATTTTAAAAACGTAAATGATACTTACGGTCATGATGTCGGTGATTTAGTTCTAAAAGAATTTTCATCTAAGATTGTTGAATATTTCGGGTCCAGAGGGCTTGCCTCCCGATTCGGTGGCGAAGAGTTTGCGGTTCTTCTTGAGGGTGTAGATTCAGCCGCGCTTGAAAGTTATGTGGATGGTTTCAGGGAAATGATAGAAGCTTTTTCCATGTACTGTAGGCATGAAAAACTTAAATTTACCGTTTCCATCGGAGTTACTTCAAATGTAAAACTCGGTCTGGACGGAATGATTAACAGGGCTGACATTCTTTTATATGAAGCTAAAACTTCCGGAAGAAATAAGGTCGTTTGCGATCCACTATAGCTGCATGAAGAGAGAAAGGGTAAATTTACTTTGAATCAAATGCTTAATGTTATACAATATACCTTGGAGTAACTACGGTTCATAAGCAGAATTAATGATTTAGGGGGATACCATGTTGACATTTAATGAGTTTTTTAAATCAGGCGATATTGTAAATTTAAGCGAACAAGCTGTTTATGATGAGATCAAAGCTTTCATTGATCTGCAAGAAGTTGAATTCTGCCAGTGTGATAAATGTCTCTTTGATATTGCCTGTGTCGTTTTGAATGCTATTCCGAGTCTTTATTCATCAAGTGTTGTTGATAGAAATTATCCAAGTGCAGATTTTTCTGTGGAGTATGAACACTTGCGTAAGCTGGCAAAAGAAGAAATTCCCGGAGCTATTGCGCGGGTAAAAACCAGACTGCATCATTAGTATTGAATGAATACAGATATGAATGAGGAGTAGTGCTTTTAACTCAGTTATAAATTCCTTTTATTTACATAGCTAATTAGTTAGTGTCTCTTTTATCGTACAGGGTGGCGGAGTCATTTGTTTTTTAGTTATATTAAACCAATCTATTTTTTTTATATATTGTATTAGGGGGATTCGTGAATTTTAAATTTCGCAAGACTGTAGAAGTAAAAAAAATACCCTGCAGACGGTTTGTTTTGTTTTTTATGTTTGTTTCACTCGTTTTTGTTGCCGGATGCTTTGGTGATGAAGATGAGAAAGCCGCTGAGCAACAGGCTGTTCCGGTAAAAGTTTATAAAGTAACCGAACAGAGTTTTCCTGTTAAAGGTGAATACGTAGCTCAGATTGAAGCTAAAAAGACCGTCGAAATTCGTTCACGGGTTGAAGGGTATCTTAAAGAGCGTCACTTTGATGAAGGCCAGATTGTTACTAAGGGACAACTCCTTTTCGTTATTGATCCTAGACCTTACGAAGAAACTTTGAAGCAGGCAGAAGCTGAATTGGCTCGTAGTGTGGCGACCCTCAATAAGGCTAATACTGATTACAAAAGATTTAAAACTTTGTTTGATCAGGGAGCGGTCAGTCGTGATGAATTCGACACCCGGGTAACCGATAAGCAGGTTCTTGAAGCTCAGCTCAATAATGCCAAGTCTTCCGTTAAGCAGGCAAGTCTGAATGTTGATTTTACAAGTATTTATGCACCGATGGAAGGTATTATCGGGAAAACTCAGGTCAACCTTGGGGCACTGGTTGCGAAAGAATCTTCATTGCTTGCTACAGTTTCTGCCGTAGACCCTGTATATGTAAACTTCAGTATTCCCGAAAAAGAATATCTTTTTGCAATTAAAGAGATTGAAGAAAAAAGAAAACAGAATTTGCCGGAGCGCAGTCAGACTCTTCGAATCATTCTCGCTGACGGTAAGTTTTATGATCATAACGGAACATTCAGCATGGCAGATAGAGCTGTGGACCCTTCAACCGGAACACTCAGTTTGCGTGCCGTTTTTCCGAACCCCGAGAAAATGCTGAGAGACGGGCAGTATGCAAAGATTGTTGCTCTTCTTAAAGAATATCAAAATGCGTTAGTTGTTCCTGCAAGAGCCATTTTAGATGTTCAGGGTCGTAAATCGATTTTGACTGTATCTTCCAATGGAACTGTTGTTGAAAATGCGGTAACGATTGATTATTCAAATGATCAAAGTGCTGTTATTGGGAAGGGGCTTAAAGACGGAGATCTGATTATTGCTGACGGTGTTAACAAAATCAGGCCGGGAACATTGATTGCTCCGGAGATTGTAACTCCTGATAAGACTAAATAAGCAGCGTGAGTGTAGATATTTTCCGGGCATCTTTAAACGGTTTACATAAATTATTTTGTGAGCAAGCTTCCTCCCTTATTCTGCGGGGGGAAGCTTTTTAAGCTCATATACAGGGAAGGGGAATGGTTAATTTTTTCATCGATAGACCGATTTTTTCATCGGTAATATCCATAGTCATTACACTTGTAGGTTTGCTGAGTATTTTTTCTTTACCTATCGCTCAGTATCCTGAAATTGCTCCTCCCAGCGTGCAGATTTCTACCGTATACAACGGGGCCAGCGCCGATGTCGTTGAGCAGACTGTAGCCGCTCCTATTGAAGAGCAGGTTAACGGTGCTCAGGATATGCTATACATGAACTCCATCAGTTCCAATGATGGAAGGCTTGTTCTTAATGTTACTTTTGACCTTGGCCGTGACCTTGAACTGGCTACTGTCGATGTGCAGAACCGTGTAAACCTTGCTACTCCTCAGCTTCCTGCTGAAGTTACAAAGTCCGGTGTCAGTGTAAAGAAACAGTCCTCCAGCATGCTTTGTG
This genomic stretch from Maridesulfovibrio ferrireducens harbors:
- a CDS encoding diguanylate cyclase, with protein sequence MEKVLIVDASKVTALFIKRTLEHASFECDTAHSLEQAAELISQNEYFVGLSSLIYEGHEAGDGIDLLTANGIPAIVVTASLDDNQLKDILKKNIVDYVLKRPEHSEYIVRIVKRVFNNRKTKVMVVEDSITVRHWISAVLIRQGLTVLEAANGEEACKIFADNPDIKLVLTDYTMPGMDGRELTAKLRLRRHMDELSIIVLSSDENSRTAPLFLKTGANDFIHKSASVEEILCRVNSNLEMLELLEESRDRANKDFLTGMWNRRYFFEHAEPLFVEAEDNDKLLSIVMLDIDHFKNVNDTYGHDVGDLVLKEFSSKIVEYFGSRGLASRFGGEEFAVLLEGVDSAALESYVDGFREMIEAFSMYCRHEKLKFTVSIGVTSNVKLGLDGMINRADILLYEAKTSGRNKVVCDPL
- a CDS encoding late competence development ComFB family protein; translated protein: MLTFNEFFKSGDIVNLSEQAVYDEIKAFIDLQEVEFCQCDKCLFDIACVVLNAIPSLYSSSVVDRNYPSADFSVEYEHLRKLAKEEIPGAIARVKTRLHH
- a CDS encoding efflux RND transporter periplasmic adaptor subunit, with the protein product MNFKFRKTVEVKKIPCRRFVLFFMFVSLVFVAGCFGDEDEKAAEQQAVPVKVYKVTEQSFPVKGEYVAQIEAKKTVEIRSRVEGYLKERHFDEGQIVTKGQLLFVIDPRPYEETLKQAEAELARSVATLNKANTDYKRFKTLFDQGAVSRDEFDTRVTDKQVLEAQLNNAKSSVKQASLNVDFTSIYAPMEGIIGKTQVNLGALVAKESSLLATVSAVDPVYVNFSIPEKEYLFAIKEIEEKRKQNLPERSQTLRIILADGKFYDHNGTFSMADRAVDPSTGTLSLRAVFPNPEKMLRDGQYAKIVALLKEYQNALVVPARAILDVQGRKSILTVSSNGTVVENAVTIDYSNDQSAVIGKGLKDGDLIIADGVNKIRPGTLIAPEIVTPDKTK